In the genome of Raphanus sativus cultivar WK10039 chromosome 4, ASM80110v3, whole genome shotgun sequence, one region contains:
- the LOC108855235 gene encoding beta-glucosidase 10: protein MKAFSVLSIYVAIVFLTSHTDAFTRDDFPEDFLFGAATSAYQWEGAADVDGRTPSVWDGFTPIADNKDKGYIACDGYHKYKEDVKLMKKLGLEAFRFSISWSRLIPNGRGPINPKGLQFYKNLIKELLTHGIEPHVTLYHYDLPQALEDEYGGWLNRKIIEDFTAFADVCFREFGDDVKLWITINEANVFAIGAYSQGFLPPGRCSTTKYVKCSTGNSSTEPYIAAHNILLAHASASNLYRLKYKSKQRGSIGFSIYAYGFFPYTNSKEDEIATQRTTDFFSGWLLKPLVFGDYPDSMKRIVGTRLPVFSEEESEQVKGSSDFLGIIHYTTMYVRKSTTTTSSILPRDHEFFTDMGAETIPIGNQSIPWGFESVLDYLKQSYDNPPIYILENGLATNHSSTLQDTERVEYIQSSIGAMLNAIRNGSDTRGYFLWSMIDLYELVAGYKLSFGLYYVNFSDPGLERSPKLSASWYSGFLNGTVVVAPQDITHPQSHFSGSSSM from the exons atgaaagCTTTCTCAGTGTTATCCATTTATGTGGCCATCGTTTTCCTAACAAGTCACACTGATGCTTTCACAAGAGACGATTTTCCAGAGGATTTCCTCTTCGGAGCTGCCACTTCTGCTTATCAG TGGGAAGGAGCTGCTGATGTGGATGGAAGAACTCCTAGCGTTTGGGATGGTTTCACACCCATTG CTGATAACAAGGACAAAGGATATATAGCATGTGATGGATATCACAAATAcaag GAAGATGTTAAGCTGATGAAAAAATTGGGTTTAGAAGCATTCAGATTCTCTATCTCATGGTCAAGACTTATACCTA ATGGAAGAGGACCCATCAACCCAAAAGGTCTACAGTTTTACAAGAACCTCATCAAAGAACTACTAACTCATG GAATCGAACCACACGTTACACTATACCACTATGATCTTCCTCAGGCTCTTGAAGATGAGTATGGAGGATGGCTCAACCGcaaaattat AGAGGACTTCACTGCTTTTGCAGATGTATGCTTCAGAGAGTTCGGGGATGATGTGAAGCTATGGATTACAATTAACGAAGCTAACGTATTCGCTATTGGAGCGTACAGCCAAGGGTTTTTGCCGCCAGGACGTTGTTCTACTACCAAATACGTCAAGTGCTCCACTGGAAACTCTTCTACCGAACCATATATTGCAGCCCATAACATATTGCTGGCTCATGCCTCTGCTTCAAACTTGTATAGACTCAAGTACAAG AGTAAGCAGAGAGGATCCATAGGCTTCTCCATATATGCATATGGATTCTTTCCTTATACTAACTCCAAGGAGGATGAAATAGCAACTCAGAGAACTACAGATTTCTTCTCTGGCTG GCTCTTAAAGCCTTTGGTGTTTGGGGACTATCCAGATTCAATGAAGAGAATCGTGGGAACTAGGTTACCTGTTTTCTCAGAGGAAGAGTCAGAGCAAGTGAAAGGTTCATCCGATTTTTTAGGCATTATCCATTACACAACAATGTATGTCAGAAAGAGTACAACCACCACATCTTCTATCCTTCCTAGAGACCACGAGTTCTTCACAGACATGGGGGCAGAGACTATCC CCATTGGGAATCAATCTATTCCATGGGGGTTTGAAAGTGTTTTGGATTATTTGAAACAGAGCTATGACAATCCTCCTATCTACATTCTTGAAAATG GTTTAGCTACGAATCACAGTTCCACGCTACAAGACACAGAAAGAGTTGAATACATTCAATCTAGTATTGGTGCCATGTTAAACGCCATCAG GAATGGATCGGACACGAGAGGTTACTTCTTATGGTCGATGATTGACTTGTACGAGCTGGTTGCTGGCTACAAGCTCAGCTTTGGATTGTACTACGTGAATTTCAGTGATCCTGGTCTCGAGAGGTCACCAAAGCTCTCTGCTTCTTGGTACTCTGGTTTTCTCAATGGTACAGTTGTTGTTGCTCCTCAGGATATTACTCACCCGCAGAGCCACTTCTCTGGCTCCTCATCTATGTGA
- the LOC108849653 gene encoding uncharacterized protein LOC108849653 — protein sequence MAILSYLLFTVDNSCNSYAATLSPTFLALIPEINSTTQISSSFFCNLRPYLQSFFTVVDPWLNLVGLLQHSVRCDSSTGIFLSCVSRYTFLLLAQTSSFSFSVLVSLQPFLLFKTFSQVTL from the exons ATGGCTATTCTTTCTTATCTCCTTTTCACCGTCGACAACTCATGTAACTCGTACGCCGCTACTCTGTCTCCAACCTTTCTCGCCTTGATTCCAGAGATCAATTCAACTACCCAAATCTCCAGCTCGTTTTTCTGCAATCTCCGACCTTACCTCCAAAGCTTCTTCACT GTTGTCGATCCATGGCTCAACCTTGTCGGATTACTGCAGCACTCTG TGAGATGTGATTCTTCAACCGGCATATTTCTTTCATGTGTTTCCCGTTATACGTTTCTCCTGCTTGCTCAAACTTCGTCCTTCAGCTTCTCG GTACTCGTCTCCCTTCAGCCTTTCTTACTGTTTAAGACGTTCTCTCAGGTGACCCTTTAG